A single Vespula vulgaris chromosome 3, iyVesVulg1.1, whole genome shotgun sequence DNA region contains:
- the LOC127062279 gene encoding SUN domain-containing protein 2-like — MCVIKSHGSYLKQELVATSTSNSLTKKSYSISCCINTSSEDKVHDQAMIIDLSDQESMPSQLLMLSLSQLCDNDHNSYITSHAGNQYMEIHHNQSIISDTIKCQCLNKLKIPEWILSCTNGNMKKSKNSTVNIHDKTNKDTINDTIQDIYVRNGTKRLGDSDNEDVLSNKEIKQIHLDKPNELEDVCRNTDYTCMNGTIMKSVEKDTEMYKINSQNAQKTNNDLSDNESYQKEKDIELDDHVSTDIGPSDDLQNNTESCDTIIIAFSKPKFKQVLSEIKEHIRSLEKQIQSINNIIDNITVLSEQKGHLPSEKENFTIFCEKRYTYPNESQTDEFVDINNNEEQIIDKNMEESNMCKCLQKCAFSTSALTGKFSICQERIATSIDEELLKNDDTVDPEQRSVVEKISSYAEEEEEEKEEEKEEEEEELSTTEIITDITNHKLDKSQQNNGSQIDTKTAPHTNHEIEQIPLSHSHDKNMSDLKTDEVKSSVESKTKHNHYDQADCNTATSYHSTRKTAVSNHDTIYGLYLETTYTQSSNFQIVAATSISSSKLNSNTTESNDLPKSEKSTSRKIVDKSKVSPATLDISTTIDDLNPSISIQCITINLSNCQVHPQTTKIKDTSVRNIHEKVTKNKKNKKFKLRKS, encoded by the exons ATGTGCGTAATAAAATCACATGGTTCTTATTTAAAGCAGGAACTAGTCGCTACATCTACATCTAATTCTCTCACGAAAAAAAGttattctatttcttgttGTATAAACACTTCCTCAGAAGATAAAGTGCACGATCAAGCAATGATTATAGATTTATCAGATCAAGAGAGTATGCCATCTCAATTATTaatgctctctctttcccagCTTTGTGACAATGATCATAATAGTTATATTACATCGCATGCAGGCAATCAGTACATGGAAATTCATCATAATCAATCGATAATATCAGATACTATTAAATGTCAAtgtttgaataaattaaaaataccaGAATGGATTTTATCTTGTACAAATggtaatatgaaaaaatctaaaaattcTACAGTTAATATACATGATAAGACCAATAAGGACACTATTAACGATACAAttcaagatatatatgttAGAAATGGAACAAAACGATTGGGTGATAGCGATAATG AAGATGTCCTCTCAAATAaggaaattaaacaaatacatTTAGACAAACCAAATGAACTCGAAGATGTATGCAGGAATACCGATTACACATGTATGAATGGTACTATCATGAAATCAGTTGAAAAGGATAcggaaatgtataaaataaattcgcaAAATGCTCAGAAGACAAATAACGATTTATCGGACAATGAATCGTaccagaaagaaaaagacatagAGCTTGATGATCATGTATCTACTGATATAGGGCCAAGTGATGATTTACAGAATAATACGGAGTCTTGTGATACCATAATAATAGCTTTTTCCAAACCAAAATTTAAACAAGTTTTATCAGAAATCAAGGAACATATAAGAAgtttagaaaaacaaatacaaagtataaataatataatagacaATATAACAGTTTTATCGGAACAAAAAGGCCATTTACcttcggaaaaagaaaacttcacAATATTTTGTGAAAAAAGATACACATATCCAAATGAATCGCAAACAGATGAATTCgtcgatataaataacaatgaagaacaaataatagataaaaatatggaAGAATCTAATATGTGTAAATGTCTGCAAAAATGTGCATTTTCCACATCAGCTTTAACAGGAAAATTTTCCATCTGTCAAGAGCGAATTGCTACATCTATAGACgaggaattattaaaaaatgatgataCCGTCGATCCAGAGCAACGTTCAGTGGtcgaaaaaatttcatcatatgcagaagaagaagaagaagaaaaagaagaagaaaaagaagaagaagaagaagagcttTCCACTACAGAAATAATAACAGATATAACAAATCACAAACTTGACAAATCACAACAGAATAACGGATCACAAATTGATACAAAAACTGCACCTCATACGAACCACGAAATAGAGCAAATacctctttctcattcacaTGACAAAAATATGTCGGACCTTAAGACAGATGAAGTGAAATCATCCGTTGAATCGAAAACTAAACATAATCATTATGATCAGGCGGATTGTAACACTGCCACTTCATATCATTCCACAAGGAAGACTGCAGTATCTAATCATGATACAATTTACGGCTTATATTTAGAAACAACTTATACACAATCGTCCAATTTTCAAATTGTTGCTGCTACGTCGATATCGTCTTCGAAATTAAATTCGAATACTACGGAAAGCAATGATCTCCCTAAATCGGAAAAATCCACATCGAGAAAAATTGTCGACAAAAGCAAAGTTTCTCCTGCTACATTAGATATTTCTACAACGATAGACGATCTAAACCCATCTATTTCTATTCAAtgtataacaattaatttgtCAAACTGCCAAGTTCATCCACAaactacaaaaataaaagatacgaGTGTACGGAATATTCACGAGAAagtgacaaaaaataaaaagaataaaaaatttaaattaagaaaaagttaa